In the Paenibacillus sp. FSL H7-0357 genome, one interval contains:
- the ppnP gene encoding pyrimidine/purine nucleoside phosphorylase has translation MSQFTNATIQKAANIYYDGKVTSRTVILEDGTKVTLGIMLPGVYEFGTDGPETMEILSGDLKVLLPGTEVWKEIKGAETFHVPGNSKFALEVFGLTDYCCSYPIL, from the coding sequence ATGAGTCAGTTCACCAACGCGACAATTCAAAAAGCAGCCAATATTTATTACGATGGAAAAGTTACCAGCCGTACAGTCATTTTGGAGGACGGAACTAAGGTGACACTCGGCATTATGCTCCCTGGTGTGTATGAATTCGGCACGGATGGTCCCGAGACCATGGAAATTTTGTCCGGTGATCTAAAAGTGCTGCTTCCCGGCACAGAGGTGTGGAAGGAAATTAAAGGAGCGGAGACGTTCCACGTTCCCGGAAACTCCAAGTTTGCACTGGAAGTATTCGGCTTAACTGATTATTGCTGTTCTTACCCGATTCTGTAA
- a CDS encoding GNAT family N-acetyltransferase, protein MLNIHPADPSDAPVLAEIQKETFDEDARKYRNKAEDGPPGYDSIAWQAEMMKKGHYYKLLADGVIIGGMIVFPASGEDEFLLLRIFIDPLQQNHGFGQEAFHFLFASYPSARRWSLDTPSWAVRNHHFYKKMGFVQTGVIGDPDSQDAFFEYERISSNVTA, encoded by the coding sequence ATGCTGAACATTCATCCCGCTGACCCTTCGGATGCTCCGGTATTAGCTGAAATACAGAAAGAAACGTTTGACGAAGATGCACGGAAGTATCGGAATAAAGCGGAAGACGGACCGCCAGGTTATGATTCCATTGCTTGGCAGGCAGAAATGATGAAGAAAGGCCATTATTATAAGCTTCTTGCTGACGGCGTTATTATCGGCGGAATGATCGTGTTCCCTGCTTCAGGGGAAGACGAATTCCTTCTCCTCCGGATCTTTATTGACCCCCTCCAGCAGAATCACGGATTCGGACAGGAAGCATTTCATTTCCTCTTTGCCAGCTACCCAAGCGCAAGGAGATGGTCACTTGACACCCCTTCCTGGGCCGTCAGAAATCATCACTTCTATAAGAAAATGGGATTCGTCCAGACCGGAGTAATCGGGGACCCTGACAGTCAAGACGCATTTTTTGAGTACGAGCGGATCAGCTCCAATGTAACAGCATAA
- a CDS encoding NAD(P)-dependent oxidoreductase: MKQIGFIGLGTMGAPMASNLLRGGFQVTVYNRTAAKCEPLVAEGALSASTPQDAAEGKDIIMTMISNDDSIREVFYGQGGILEALKPGAVIIDSSTISPGLVREIAAAVEERGGKFLDAPVTGSKPAAVEGTLVFMVGGSAEVIEEHRDIFDSMGRLLLHMGDNGSGAVAKLAHNAMVGIHNVALAEGFSIAVKSGVPADKFLELVQNGSAGSKQAELKGRKIIENDFSNQFSLALMLKDLKLASSLSDSTGVPSPMLGLAKSMFQAGYTQGYGDEDLSAVVKCYEEWIGQKIGAGASQE; this comes from the coding sequence ATGAAACAGATCGGCTTTATTGGACTCGGTACAATGGGAGCCCCCATGGCTTCCAACCTTCTGCGCGGCGGTTTTCAGGTTACGGTATATAACCGTACAGCCGCTAAATGCGAGCCTCTCGTTGCAGAAGGCGCGTTGAGTGCATCTACACCGCAGGACGCGGCAGAGGGTAAGGATATTATTATGACCATGATCAGCAATGATGATTCGATCCGGGAAGTATTCTACGGTCAGGGCGGCATCCTGGAGGCTCTTAAACCGGGAGCCGTTATCATCGATTCCAGTACGATCTCACCCGGACTGGTGCGGGAAATCGCAGCAGCGGTGGAAGAACGCGGCGGAAAATTCCTCGATGCGCCTGTCACCGGCAGCAAACCAGCGGCTGTCGAAGGTACGCTGGTATTTATGGTTGGCGGCAGCGCAGAGGTGATCGAAGAACACCGCGATATTTTCGACTCTATGGGCAGACTGCTGCTGCACATGGGTGACAACGGCAGCGGAGCCGTTGCCAAGCTTGCTCATAATGCTATGGTCGGGATTCATAATGTCGCCCTCGCTGAAGGCTTCTCTATCGCCGTGAAGTCAGGCGTTCCTGCGGACAAATTCCTTGAGCTCGTCCAGAACGGTTCAGCCGGCAGCAAGCAGGCAGAGCTCAAAGGCCGCAAAATTATCGAAAATGACTTCAGCAACCAATTCTCACTCGCACTAATGCTGAAGGACCTGAAGCTCGCCTCCTCGCTCAGCGATTCCACAGGTGTGCCTTCACCAATGCTCGGCCTTGCCAAAAGTATGTTCCAAGCCGGATATACCCAAGGGTACGGTGATGAAGATCTCTCTGCTGTCGTCAAATGTTATGAAGAGTGGATCGGCCAGAAGATTGGCGCTGGCGCTAGCCAGGAGTAG
- a CDS encoding glucose-6-phosphate isomerase produces MSKKINFDYTKALSFFSQQEIDYFAAPVKLAHEQLHNKSGAGSDYLGWIDLPTAYDKEEFARIQQAAKKIQNDSDVLIVIGIGGSYLGARAAIEALSHSFYNNLSKDQRKTPEVYFAGNNISSTYITHLLDLVEGKDFSVNVISKSGTTTEPAIAFRIFRAALEKKYGKEEARKRIYATTDKEKGALKKLANEEGYESFIIPDDVGGRYSVLTPVGLLPIAVAGINIEEMMQGAAAAADEFNNPDVATNQSYQYAAVRNALYRKGKTTEILVNYEPSLHFVSEWWKQLYGESEGKDFKGIYPSSVDFSTDLHSMGQFIQEGNRNIFETVIQVEKVEHHVTIENDPDDLDGLNFLTGKTMDFVNKKAFQGTMLAHTDGQVPNLIVTIPDQTPYTFGYLVYFFEKACGISGYLLGVNPFDQPGVEAYKKNMFALLGKPGYEKEKAELEARLTE; encoded by the coding sequence ATGTCCAAGAAGATTAATTTTGACTACACCAAAGCTCTTTCCTTCTTCAGCCAGCAAGAGATCGATTATTTTGCTGCTCCCGTGAAATTGGCTCATGAACAGCTTCACAACAAGAGTGGCGCAGGTTCCGACTACCTTGGCTGGATTGATCTGCCTACAGCCTATGACAAGGAAGAGTTCGCACGTATTCAACAAGCTGCCAAGAAAATTCAAAATGATTCCGATGTACTCATCGTTATCGGTATCGGCGGTTCGTATCTGGGCGCACGTGCTGCCATTGAAGCACTTTCGCATTCCTTCTACAATAACCTTTCGAAGGACCAACGCAAGACGCCGGAAGTTTATTTTGCCGGTAACAATATCAGCTCTACATACATCACGCACCTGCTTGATCTTGTAGAAGGCAAAGACTTCTCCGTGAACGTCATTTCCAAATCCGGAACAACCACTGAACCGGCTATTGCCTTCCGCATTTTCCGCGCAGCGCTGGAGAAGAAATACGGCAAGGAAGAAGCACGCAAACGCATCTACGCTACTACTGATAAGGAGAAAGGCGCGCTCAAGAAGCTGGCGAATGAAGAAGGCTATGAGTCGTTTATTATTCCTGATGATGTAGGCGGCCGTTATTCCGTGCTGACGCCGGTAGGCTTGCTGCCAATCGCCGTAGCAGGAATCAACATCGAAGAAATGATGCAAGGGGCCGCAGCCGCAGCAGATGAGTTCAACAACCCTGACGTGGCTACTAACCAGAGCTATCAATATGCTGCAGTACGTAACGCTCTATACCGCAAAGGCAAAACAACGGAAATTCTCGTAAACTACGAGCCGTCCCTGCATTTTGTATCGGAGTGGTGGAAACAGCTTTACGGCGAAAGCGAAGGCAAGGATTTCAAAGGAATCTATCCTTCTTCTGTAGACTTCTCCACAGATTTGCACTCGATGGGCCAATTCATTCAGGAGGGTAACCGCAACATCTTTGAAACAGTTATCCAAGTGGAGAAGGTGGAGCATCATGTAACGATCGAGAACGATCCGGATGATCTGGACGGTCTGAACTTCCTGACCGGCAAGACAATGGATTTCGTTAACAAGAAGGCTTTCCAGGGAACCATGCTGGCGCACACGGACGGACAAGTGCCGAACCTGATCGTTACCATCCCTGATCAAACGCCATATACTTTCGGTTATCTGGTGTATTTCTTTGAAAAAGCCTGCGGTATCAGCGGATATCTGCTGGGTGTTAACCCGTTCGATCAACCGGGCGTAGAAGCATACAAGAAAAATATGTTCGCGCTGCTGGGCAAACCGGGTTACGAGAAAGAAAAGGCTGAGCTCGAAGCCAGACTTACTGAGTAG
- a CDS encoding YigZ family protein: MLEQYRTVRSPGFREVVIRKSRFIGHVMPVENEEEAVQFIENIKKQHWNATHNCSAYTIGERDEIQRQSDDGEPSGTAGKPILEVIRNQGVKNVAIVVTRYFGGIMLGAGGLIRAYTDGAVLALEAGEVITRVLRREVFVEIEYTWLGKVENELRNKGIKTGETSFTDKVKLLCLPRNDEGDAFKAWITDLTEGQSLVTEGRRLYYSEGE, from the coding sequence ATGCTGGAACAATATCGGACGGTGCGTTCTCCCGGTTTCCGGGAAGTCGTAATCCGTAAATCACGCTTCATCGGCCATGTAATGCCGGTGGAGAATGAAGAAGAAGCGGTGCAATTTATCGAGAATATCAAGAAGCAGCATTGGAATGCTACACATAATTGCTCTGCTTATACGATTGGTGAGAGGGACGAGATTCAGAGGCAATCGGATGACGGGGAACCGAGTGGAACGGCCGGTAAACCGATTTTGGAGGTAATCCGCAACCAAGGTGTTAAAAATGTCGCAATTGTTGTTACCCGTTATTTTGGAGGCATCATGCTGGGAGCAGGAGGACTTATCCGGGCGTATACGGATGGGGCAGTGCTGGCACTCGAAGCTGGAGAAGTGATCACCCGTGTGCTGAGGCGGGAAGTATTCGTGGAAATCGAGTACACCTGGCTGGGCAAGGTCGAAAATGAGCTGAGAAATAAAGGCATTAAGACCGGAGAAACTTCGTTCACAGATAAAGTCAAGCTGCTGTGTCTCCCGCGAAATGATGAAGGCGACGCATTTAAGGCATGGATAACAGATCTTACCGAGGGGCAATCCCTGGTAACTGAAGGGCGGCGGCTTTACTACAGCGAAGGGGAATAA
- a CDS encoding TetR/AcrR family transcriptional regulator — MARRAVERELSRERILEAARHLFITKGYRAISMRSIGQHLGYSHGSLYYHFKEKAELFYAIVVEDFNHVAILLNEAMNKPPEPGMTRVEQLIMEFIRFGLDHPYQYEIMFMIRDEELLAYCRAEQGRCFELFSSIVRSHMKEEGYVSEDWQSVPLTLFLSAHGFISYYIQDKVSFDDVKEAALTHVKVLSRSL; from the coding sequence ATGGCAAGAAGAGCAGTGGAGAGAGAGTTGTCGAGGGAAAGAATATTGGAGGCGGCAAGGCATCTGTTTATCACCAAAGGATACCGGGCGATTTCCATGCGCAGCATCGGTCAGCATTTGGGGTATAGCCACGGCTCTCTTTATTATCATTTCAAGGAAAAGGCGGAGTTGTTCTACGCCATTGTAGTAGAGGATTTCAATCATGTGGCAATACTGCTTAATGAAGCAATGAACAAACCGCCTGAACCGGGAATGACCCGGGTGGAACAGCTTATTATGGAGTTTATCCGCTTCGGACTGGATCATCCTTACCAATATGAGATTATGTTCATGATCCGGGATGAAGAGCTGCTTGCTTATTGTCGAGCGGAACAGGGACGATGTTTTGAGTTATTCTCAAGTATTGTACGCAGCCATATGAAGGAAGAGGGTTATGTTTCGGAGGATTGGCAGAGCGTACCATTAACCTTGTTTTTATCCGCTCACGGATTCATTTCTTATTACATTCAGGATAAAGTTTCTTTCGATGATGTCAAAGAGGCCGCATTGACACATGTCAAAGTACTAAGCCGCAGTTTGTAA
- a CDS encoding secondary thiamine-phosphate synthase enzyme YjbQ, which translates to MLHTMEITTSKRDELRDITREVISYVKKSGVQNGIIVVYCPHTTAGIAINENADPDVKHDVLMRLDEVFPWEHPNYRHAEGNTAAHLKSITAGPSQSIIIHEGALLLGRWQGIYFCELDGPRRRQCYLKIVEG; encoded by the coding sequence ATGCTTCATACCATGGAGATCACAACCAGCAAGCGGGACGAATTGCGGGATATTACCCGCGAAGTTATTTCCTATGTTAAAAAGAGCGGTGTACAGAACGGGATTATCGTCGTGTATTGTCCGCATACCACCGCAGGAATTGCGATCAACGAAAATGCCGATCCCGACGTGAAGCATGATGTGCTGATGAGACTTGACGAAGTTTTTCCCTGGGAGCATCCCAACTACCGTCATGCGGAAGGAAATACCGCCGCTCATCTGAAATCAATTACGGCCGGTCCCTCACAGAGCATTATTATCCACGAAGGCGCGCTACTGCTTGGACGCTGGCAGGGCATCTACTTCTGCGAGTTGGACGGACCGAGACGGCGGCAGTGTTATCTGAAAATTGTCGAGGGGTAG
- the cysT gene encoding sulfate ABC transporter permease subunit CysT: protein MNSLLRHKGWTWGFRSTILLYFVILIVLPILGVYYNSFSLGFGSFAEAISDPIAWKSVFLTLKLAVIATVINVVLGTMIAWVLIRYQFPGKSLLNSLVDLPFALPTAVGGLMILLLLGPGSLIGGLAEALGFEIVFHQPAIVIAMVFVTFPFVIRAVQPLLEELDPSEEEAAYTMGAKSSRVFRQVILPSMAPGMISGGMLAFSRALAEFGAVVLVAGNIPGRTLVSSVFIFGEVESDNPVGAAAVSIILLTLSFLILWMINLLQMRGRRS, encoded by the coding sequence TTGAATTCGCTGCTTAGACACAAGGGTTGGACTTGGGGATTTCGCTCAACTATACTGTTGTATTTCGTAATTCTTATCGTTTTGCCTATACTGGGCGTCTATTACAATTCATTTTCGCTAGGGTTCGGCAGTTTTGCTGAAGCCATAAGCGACCCAATTGCCTGGAAGTCAGTCTTCTTGACCTTAAAACTGGCCGTTATTGCCACGGTTATTAATGTTGTACTCGGCACGATGATTGCCTGGGTCCTTATACGTTATCAATTCCCCGGCAAGTCATTGCTGAACAGTCTTGTTGATCTGCCTTTTGCCCTGCCAACAGCAGTAGGTGGACTGATGATTCTCCTGCTGCTGGGTCCAGGCAGCCTGATTGGCGGGCTCGCGGAGGCGCTGGGCTTTGAAATTGTGTTTCATCAGCCGGCGATTGTAATCGCAATGGTTTTTGTAACATTTCCCTTCGTAATCCGCGCGGTTCAGCCGCTGCTGGAGGAGCTTGACCCTTCCGAGGAAGAAGCGGCTTATACGATGGGAGCCAAGAGTAGCCGCGTATTCAGGCAGGTGATTCTGCCCTCTATGGCACCGGGGATGATCAGCGGCGGGATGCTGGCCTTCTCGCGTGCGCTCGCAGAGTTCGGAGCGGTTGTATTGGTAGCAGGCAATATTCCGGGCCGTACACTCGTCTCTTCCGTTTTTATTTTCGGGGAAGTGGAGAGTGATAATCCGGTGGGGGCTGCTGCGGTTTCCATCATTCTGCTGACGTTGTCCTTTCTTATTCTCTGGATGATCAATCTGCTGCAGATGCGGGGGAGACGGTCATGA
- a CDS encoding sulfate ABC transporter permease subunit, translating into MRKLWIGLTYLVFFLLIAAPLGKMAMGAFSEGFGGFWAALSRPEALHALMMTGFVVVVVTLLNTLFGIMMALYLVRANWLGKRVKGLLNSIVDLPYAVSPVIGGLMIVLLLGPDSALGSIFEQIGLKIVYAFPGMVIATLFVTFPLMVREVMPVLQEIGSQQEEAASTLGAYGWTTFWKVTWPSIRWAVIYGVILTVARSLGEFGAVLVVSGNIMNKTQTATTLVYQDVENFNVTAAGGIALVLAAFSAGLLLLMEWSKRRKGVH; encoded by the coding sequence ATGAGAAAATTATGGATTGGACTAACTTATCTAGTATTTTTCCTGCTGATTGCTGCACCGCTGGGCAAAATGGCAATGGGGGCTTTCAGTGAAGGCTTCGGCGGTTTCTGGGCCGCCCTGAGCAGACCGGAGGCGCTGCATGCGCTGATGATGACCGGGTTTGTCGTAGTTGTCGTTACGCTGCTGAACACGCTGTTTGGCATTATGATGGCTCTTTATCTGGTGCGGGCAAACTGGCTGGGGAAACGGGTAAAAGGGCTGCTAAACAGCATTGTAGATTTGCCCTATGCGGTATCTCCGGTTATCGGCGGGCTGATGATTGTGCTGCTGCTGGGCCCGGACAGCGCTTTGGGGTCAATCTTTGAACAAATCGGACTGAAGATTGTGTACGCTTTTCCCGGGATGGTCATTGCTACGCTCTTTGTAACCTTCCCTTTAATGGTGCGTGAAGTGATGCCGGTGCTCCAGGAGATCGGTTCACAGCAGGAAGAGGCGGCTTCAACGCTTGGAGCCTATGGCTGGACAACATTCTGGAAGGTGACCTGGCCGTCGATCCGCTGGGCGGTAATCTATGGTGTAATTCTAACGGTTGCGCGCTCGCTTGGTGAATTTGGTGCGGTGCTTGTCGTTTCCGGCAACATCATGAACAAGACCCAGACCGCGACCACCCTGGTCTACCAGGATGTCGAGAATTTCAATGTAACGGCTGCGGGCGGGATAGCGCTGGTGCTGGCCGCATTTTCCGCGGGTCTGCTGCTGCTGATGGAATGGAGCAAGAGAAGAAAGGGAGTGCATTAG
- a CDS encoding sulfate/molybdate ABC transporter ATP-binding protein, which translates to MHVEVRGLNKHFGDFHAVKDVDFGITKGHLIGLLGPSGGGKTSILRMLAGLETPDSGEIIFHGRAVNNLPPQEREIGFVFQNYALFKHMTVYENIAFGLKVKKVNKNTIQNRVMELVELTGLKGFEKRYPHQLSGGQRQRVAFARALAPEPQLLLLDEPFAAIDAKIRQELRSWLRELIERVGITSIFVTHDQDEAIEVADEIMIINQGRLEQKGTPWDIYKEPKTPFVATFIGESTLIESASELKGFKNAGGGKPTKALIRPEYIEVGHLNEFKMASATEQGVVKHLHFRGSEWLVEVEVNGHKLVTYRSLEKETLQPGQEIAVLVHRAYLFNDERSWIQENGLKEDPMPVFI; encoded by the coding sequence ATGCATGTCGAGGTTCGGGGTCTGAATAAACATTTTGGAGATTTTCATGCCGTCAAGGACGTTGATTTCGGGATTACCAAAGGTCATCTGATCGGGCTGCTCGGGCCCAGCGGAGGCGGCAAAACCTCGATTCTGCGCATGCTGGCAGGACTGGAGACGCCAGACAGCGGTGAAATCATTTTTCACGGCCGGGCGGTGAACAATCTTCCGCCGCAGGAGCGGGAAATCGGCTTTGTTTTCCAGAACTATGCACTGTTCAAGCACATGACCGTTTATGAGAATATTGCTTTTGGTCTTAAGGTGAAAAAAGTTAACAAAAATACGATCCAGAACCGTGTTATGGAACTGGTGGAGCTCACAGGACTGAAGGGGTTCGAGAAACGGTATCCACATCAGCTCTCCGGCGGCCAGCGCCAGCGGGTGGCTTTTGCCCGGGCGCTTGCGCCTGAGCCGCAGCTGCTGCTGCTGGATGAGCCGTTCGCGGCAATTGACGCGAAGATCCGCCAGGAACTGCGTTCCTGGCTGCGCGAGCTGATTGAGCGTGTCGGGATCACCTCCATCTTCGTTACACATGACCAGGACGAAGCGATAGAAGTGGCTGATGAGATCATGATCATCAACCAGGGCCGCCTGGAGCAGAAAGGCACGCCTTGGGATATTTATAAGGAGCCGAAGACGCCGTTTGTGGCGACCTTTATCGGCGAGTCCACACTGATCGAAAGCGCCTCCGAGCTGAAGGGCTTTAAGAATGCGGGCGGCGGCAAGCCGACCAAAGCCTTGATCCGCCCCGAGTATATCGAAGTGGGCCATCTGAATGAATTTAAAATGGCTTCGGCCACGGAGCAGGGTGTCGTGAAGCATCTGCATTTCCGCGGCAGCGAATGGCTGGTAGAGGTGGAAGTGAACGGCCACAAGCTGGTGACCTACCGTTCACTGGAGAAGGAAACCTTGCAGCCGGGCCAGGAGATCGCTGTGCTTGTCCACCGCGCCTATTTATTTAATGATGAGCGGAGCTGGATTCAGGAGAACGGGCTGAAGGAAGACCCAATGCCTGTATTCATTTAA